From Nicotiana tomentosiformis unplaced genomic scaffold, ASM39032v3 Un00317, whole genome shotgun sequence, a single genomic window includes:
- the LOC138904001 gene encoding myricetin 3-O-methyltransferase 3-like → MASSMDKIVISNEEENSMMKAMHLPTGLILNMVLKAVIELGLFEIIAKANSQLSSYDIASQLPTKNPKAPLVLERILRFLASQSFLTSNISKDDDGKIHTSYNLTPLSKSLISDKDGSSFASFLLLATDRVAVNSWIHLKDAILEGEIPFNKAHGMHAFEYHGKDSRFNMVFNKAMQNISSIEMKRILESYTGFQGVKEVIDVGGGLGVSLASIISKYPNIKGINFDLPHVIKDAPNHAGNLFPLITKGFFHF, encoded by the exons ATGGCTTCATCCATGGATAAAATTGTTATATCCAATGAAGAGGAAAATTCAATGATGAAGGCTATGCATCTTCCTACTGGTTTAATCCTTAACATGGTTTTGAAAGCTGTCATAGAACTTGGCTTGTTTGAGATCATAGCAAAAGCAAATAGTCAATTATCCTCCTATGATATTGCATCTCAACTTCCCACAAAAAACCCTAAAGCCCCACTTGTTCTTGAAAGGATTCTAAGGTTTCTTGCAAGCCAATCTTTTCTCACTTCCAACATTTCCAAGGATGATGATGGAAAAATTCACACATCATACAATTTGACACCTTTGAGCAAGAGTTTAATATCCGATAAAGACGGATCATCTTTTGCTTCCTTTTTACTATTGGCGACTGATCGAGTAGCTGTTAATTCCTG GATTCATTTGAAAGATGCAATTCTAGAGGGTGAAATACCATTCAACAAGGCTCATGGAATGCATGCATTTGAATACCATGGAAAAGATAGTAGATTCAATATGGTGTTCAATAAAGCTATGCAAAACATCTCTTCCATTGAAATGAAGAGAATTCTTGAGTCTTACACTGGCTTCCAAGGAGTAAAAGAGGTCATAGATGTGGGAGGTGGACTTGGGGTATCATTAGCTTCTATAATTTCCAAGTATCCTAATATCAAGGGTATTAATTTTGACCTACCCCATGTCATCAAAGATGCTCCTAACCATGCAGGTAATTTATTTCCCTTAATTACTAAGggcttttttcacttttag